A portion of the Sandaracinobacteroides saxicola genome contains these proteins:
- a CDS encoding ATP-binding cassette domain-containing protein, with translation MAGAAGAAVSGMSLSVAVEARLGERAFALAFESDAAVTALFGASGCGKTSTLDMIAGLRRPDAGRIVVDGETLFDSAAGVNLQPEARRIGTVFQDARLFPHLSVRRNLLYGARVPAEMPALAAELGIAGLLDRWPRHLSGGETRRVAIGRALLSKPRLLLLDEPLAHLDRARADGILELIRGLAAAARVPILYVSHDLRELTALNARIIDMNI, from the coding sequence ATGGCTGGCGCGGCGGGCGCGGCGGTATCGGGCATGAGCCTTTCGGTGGCGGTGGAGGCGCGGCTGGGGGAGCGGGCGTTCGCGCTGGCGTTCGAGAGCGACGCGGCGGTGACGGCGCTGTTCGGGGCATCCGGCTGCGGCAAGACCAGCACGCTGGACATGATCGCCGGGCTGCGGCGGCCGGACGCCGGCCGGATCGTGGTGGATGGCGAGACGCTGTTCGACAGTGCAGCGGGGGTGAACCTGCAACCGGAGGCGCGGCGCATCGGCACTGTGTTCCAGGACGCGCGGCTGTTCCCGCACCTGAGCGTGCGGCGCAACCTGCTCTATGGCGCGCGGGTGCCGGCGGAGATGCCGGCGCTGGCGGCGGAACTGGGGATCGCGGGGCTGCTCGACCGCTGGCCGCGGCACCTGTCCGGCGGGGAGACGCGGCGGGTGGCGATCGGGCGGGCGCTGCTCAGCAAGCCGCGCCTGCTGCTGCTGGATGAGCCGCTGGCGCATCTGGACCGGGCGCGGGCGGACGGCATCCTGGAGCTGATCCGCGGGCTGGCGGCAGCGGCGCGGGTACCGATCCTGTATGTTAGCCATGATTTGCGCGAACTGACCGCGTTAAATGCGCGGATCATCGACATGAACATTTGA
- the modA gene encoding molybdate ABC transporter substrate-binding protein, with the protein MMRLLLLLLGLLSAPLMAAPLNIYAASSLTEVVNDLADAWAKAGHERPVPVLGASSALARQVQAGAPANLFLSADEQWMDVLDRAGLLVAGTRADLLTNRLVLVVPAADRRKVVIGNNFAFAALVGRARWVTGDPASVPVGRYARAALSNLGVWAAAEPTLARAENVRSALAFVERGDAVAGIVYATDAKASAKVRVAGVFPAVSHPPIVYPVAVVKGGDSAEARAFLAFLRGPAARRLFVARGFGMAR; encoded by the coding sequence ATGATGCGGCTGCTGCTGTTGCTGCTGGGCCTGCTGTCGGCGCCGCTGATGGCGGCGCCGCTCAACATCTATGCGGCGTCCAGCCTGACCGAGGTGGTGAATGACCTGGCCGATGCCTGGGCGAAGGCGGGGCATGAACGGCCGGTGCCGGTGCTCGGTGCGTCCTCCGCGCTGGCGCGGCAGGTGCAGGCGGGGGCGCCGGCGAACCTGTTCCTGTCGGCGGATGAGCAGTGGATGGATGTGCTGGACAGGGCCGGGCTGCTGGTGGCGGGAACGCGGGCCGACCTTCTGACCAACCGGCTGGTGCTGGTGGTGCCGGCGGCGGACAGGCGAAAGGTGGTGATCGGCAACAATTTCGCCTTTGCGGCGCTGGTGGGCCGGGCGCGCTGGGTGACGGGCGATCCGGCGAGCGTGCCGGTGGGGCGCTATGCCCGGGCGGCGCTGAGCAACCTGGGCGTGTGGGCGGCGGCCGAGCCGACACTGGCGCGGGCGGAAAATGTGCGCTCTGCATTGGCGTTCGTGGAGCGCGGCGATGCCGTGGCGGGCATCGTGTATGCGACCGATGCCAAGGCGAGCGCGAAGGTGCGGGTGGCGGGCGTGTTTCCGGCGGTCAGCCATCCGCCGATCGTCTATCCGGTGGCGGTGGTGAAGGGGGGGGACAGCGCGGAGGCGCGGGCGTTCCTGGCCTTCCTGCGGGGGCCGGCGGCGCGGCGGCTGTTCGTGGCGCGGGGGTTCGGGATGGCGCGGTGA
- a CDS encoding SWIB/MDM2 domain-containing protein, with product MADSKTAEKKPNALQTPLTPSKDLAAIVGADKLPRGQVVSKVWDYIKAHKLQDDKDKRVIVADGKLKPIFDGKDKVTMFEMNKYLAKHLK from the coding sequence ATGGCCGACAGCAAAACCGCCGAAAAGAAGCCCAATGCACTGCAAACGCCGCTGACCCCGTCGAAGGACCTGGCGGCGATCGTGGGGGCCGACAAGCTGCCGCGTGGCCAGGTGGTGTCGAAGGTATGGGATTATATCAAGGCGCACAAACTGCAGGATGACAAGGACAAGCGCGTCATCGTGGCGGATGGCAAGCTGAAGCCGATCTTCGACGGCAAGGACAAGGTGACGATGTTCGAAATGAACAAGTATCTGGCCAAGCATCTGAAGTAA
- a CDS encoding NAD(P)/FAD-dependent oxidoreductase, translating to MNGTLIIGGGLAGAASAALLAKAGQRVTLWERERHPHHKVCGEFLSGEAVAWLRTLDIDVTALGASHLTHVRVTSGSRAVAAKLPFAAAGLSRRVLDEALLDRAAALGAEVERGVTAREIAGDSVQSSHGSVAPARILLATGKHELRGARRDSAGTLNGLVGFKTHLRLLPGQRAALAGHVELHLFPGGYAGLQMVERDAANLCLLLSPERLAASGGSLDGVIDGFVADAPLLAARLHGATALFDRPLAISGVPYGFLHRAAPGETLFRLGDQAAVIPSFCGDGMAIALHSARLAANALLLGQPPAAYHDQVERDVGRPVRLAARAQRLVGTGGSGHPRLLSLAALWPGSLALAARLTRVPGSALRRAGLVQDTRPPPR from the coding sequence ATGAACGGGACGCTGATCATCGGCGGCGGCCTCGCCGGCGCCGCCAGCGCCGCCTTGCTGGCGAAGGCCGGCCAACGCGTCACGCTCTGGGAACGCGAACGCCACCCCCACCACAAGGTCTGCGGCGAGTTCCTGAGCGGCGAGGCGGTCGCCTGGCTGCGCACCCTCGACATCGACGTCACCGCGCTGGGCGCCTCGCACCTCACCCATGTGCGCGTCACCAGCGGCAGCCGCGCCGTCGCCGCGAAACTGCCCTTCGCCGCCGCCGGCCTCTCCCGCCGTGTCCTGGACGAAGCCCTGCTCGACCGCGCCGCCGCGCTGGGTGCGGAGGTGGAACGCGGCGTCACCGCGCGCGAGATCGCCGGCGACAGCGTGCAGTCCAGCCATGGCAGCGTGGCGCCCGCCCGCATCCTGCTGGCCACCGGCAAGCATGAACTGCGCGGCGCCCGCCGCGATTCCGCCGGCACCCTGAACGGCCTGGTCGGCTTCAAGACCCACCTGCGCCTGCTGCCCGGCCAGCGCGCCGCGCTCGCCGGCCATGTCGAACTCCACCTCTTCCCGGGCGGCTATGCCGGCCTTCAGATGGTGGAGCGCGACGCCGCCAACCTGTGCCTGCTGCTCTCGCCGGAAAGGCTCGCCGCCAGCGGGGGCAGCCTCGATGGCGTGATCGACGGCTTCGTCGCCGACGCCCCGCTGCTCGCCGCCCGGCTCCATGGCGCGACTGCCCTGTTCGACCGCCCGCTCGCCATCTCCGGCGTGCCCTATGGCTTTCTGCACCGCGCCGCGCCCGGCGAAACCCTGTTCCGCCTGGGCGACCAGGCCGCCGTCATCCCCAGCTTCTGCGGCGATGGCATGGCGATCGCGCTGCACAGCGCCCGGCTGGCGGCGAACGCGTTGCTGCTCGGCCAGCCACCGGCTGCCTATCATGATCAGGTTGAACGCGACGTCGGCCGCCCGGTGCGGCTTGCCGCGCGGGCGCAGCGGCTGGTCGGCACCGGCGGCAGCGGCCACCCCCGCCTGCTGTCGCTCGCGGCCCTCTGGCCCGGGTCGCTGGCGCTCGCCGCCCGCCTCACCCGCGTCCCCGGCTCCGCGCTCCGCCGTGCCGGGCTGGTACAGGACACCCGGCCACCCCCTCGGTGA
- the modB gene encoding molybdate ABC transporter permease subunit gives MSEAETLIILLSLKVALVATLFSLPLALALAWALAKPAWPGRALLDSAVHLPLVLPPVVTGYLLLIAFGRDGVLGQALAALGVSVLFSWQGAAIAAALMSLPLLVRPIRQALEAVDPRLPAAARTLGASRRRAFMSITLPLAVPGVLAGAVLGFAKALGEFGATITFVSSIPGETQTLPLAIYAALQVPGQEGVAARLSLMAVALAVAALLLSEWLARRARRYRA, from the coding sequence GTGAGCGAGGCCGAGACGCTCATCATCCTGCTGTCGTTGAAGGTGGCGCTGGTGGCGACGCTGTTCAGCCTGCCGCTGGCGCTGGCGCTCGCCTGGGCGCTGGCGAAGCCGGCCTGGCCGGGGCGGGCGCTGCTGGACAGCGCGGTGCATTTGCCGCTGGTGCTGCCGCCGGTGGTGACGGGCTACCTGCTGCTGATCGCCTTCGGCCGCGACGGCGTGCTGGGGCAGGCGCTGGCGGCGCTGGGCGTGTCGGTGCTGTTCAGCTGGCAGGGCGCGGCGATCGCGGCGGCGCTGATGTCGCTGCCGCTGCTGGTGCGGCCCATCCGGCAGGCGCTGGAGGCGGTGGACCCGCGGCTGCCGGCGGCGGCGCGAACCTTGGGGGCGTCGCGCCGGCGGGCGTTCATGAGCATTACGCTGCCGCTGGCGGTGCCGGGCGTGCTGGCGGGCGCGGTGCTGGGCTTTGCCAAGGCGCTGGGGGAGTTCGGCGCGACCATTACCTTCGTGTCCAGCATTCCGGGCGAGACGCAGACGCTGCCGCTGGCCATCTATGCGGCCTTGCAGGTGCCGGGGCAGGAGGGGGTGGCGGCGCGGCTTTCGTTGATGGCGGTGGCGCTGGCGGTGGCGGCGCTGCTGCTGTCCGAATGGCTGGCGCGGCGGGCGCGGCGGTATCGGGCATGA